The DNA sequence AGACGAGATAACGTTGAGAGCCTAAGTTGTTCTTAAATGGGACTTGCTCGCGATGCCTGCATTACACAAGAAAATCAAATTAATATCTGAAACTCTCCCCTTCGCAAATGATTGAATCACATTATTTAATGAATGCGCTTCAAGGCTTTGtaggagagaaaaaaatagatgtaatacaaaattaaatttcAGAACAATGCAATAGAATAACAAGAAGACCTGATTATTTGAACTTGTTACTGTAGCCCAGTGACGAGGATGCTGTTGGCCCACTCCAGCATAGCTGATAAAAGTAATTGTTCTTGATTGTTCCCGTTGGCGATTGGTGATTGGTGGCGGTAATTCTCTCATGAACCATAATACAAAAGCTGAGGGTACCCAAGAGCCTGAAGATAGAAGGGAAGGTAatgataaaattgaaaaacaaaattgcAAGCAACTCAGAAGGAAAGATAGTATTACCTATAAAATAGTACAGCATCAGAAAAACTAGCGCTTTCCCACCATATGCTTTTTTCAGCCTCCAAGGTTCATATAGCTGGCAAAGAATTAAAGTGAGGTATACAAGAAGTAAATGGAAAActacaatagaaattgcaaaaaGCAGTAGCAAGATCGTTCCCAGTGAACAACTTACCGGAATATCTGTAATAAGAGCTACTAATGCACTTGCTGTAAAACATACAACAGAAGCAACTGCTAAACCGCCAACCTGCATGttttacaaacaaaaaaacatatTAAATAGAAGCAGAACTGTGCCAATTCAGCTGAATAAATATAGCAGTGTAAGCAGTTGCAACATCACACGTGCACATAGGAATTTATATTCAAAGGAGAACACAATGCATATTGAAGAATTTAAGGAATTTATCAAAAATAATGGAAGAAGTAAATATCTGTCAGTTCAATACCTTCCACATTTCAGATGAAGCTTTCTCAGACCGTACTTTCCTTAACTTACGAAGTAGCAGAATGCCTGGAATGAAAACAAGAgtgtggttaaaattctgataACAAGTTAAACTATATAAAGCCATGATGTCACTTGACAGCACATCAAAGACCTTCTTACAAAATTTAATACACCAAACATATGAAGAATTTTTGTAAGTCAATCTTAAAATCCTTAAGCATAACATTTAAGAACAGTTTCATTCTTACCACTTAAAgaagaacaaaatataaacaataaggTGAAACTAGACGCCACGCAAACTCATAGTCATGATGATCATAGAACAGAATAGAAATTTATGACAACATTTAATTGAAACTAGAAAGTGGAAAGAAGATTAGGAGTGGAAGTGCTCATGGATTAGTCAGCCTTGAAAAAAACTCTGAGACGGCCTTCcaaacataaaaaagaaaaaaatgcacAACAGAAAGTTGTCGGTGCTTACCATAGCAACCTAATCCTCCTCCTAAAAAAAGAACTACAAAGGCGAGAAGGTCTTCATATACCTGCATGATAATTACAGTTATAATTGGTAGGGCAATTGCAGCCTTTTAGGGTAATATGAGGGAAATGATCCAATCAAAACGTTGCAGAAACTAAGAAGGCAAACTAATTACTAGCATTTCATTAAGTATAAAAAAATAGACTAGATTGCATACTAGATGTCTCAAACAGTCAAGAGCACGATAGACTATACTGCATACCTCAGCCACTGCTGAAGAATCAATGGGATTCTTCCCCGCACCAATCCAGATTACCACAGAAAATGACACCATCAAAATAAGGACAAACCCAACAACCTAGTGGGAGAAATGGCTTATCAGATGAGATGACAAAAGATACTTACTTTAAAACAATCTGCAACTTATGATTGACATATAAAGGAAATAGAAAAACGATTGAATTTCTCCTACCGCAATCACAAATTTCTGGTGACTTCCAACATGAATGCTTGGGAATGAGCAACAAATCCTATGACCATTTGTGACTGATGAACGGTGTTTATTCTTCGAATTTTCCAACAAGGCATGCTGCATGCTactgtcatcatcatcatcatcctcttcATCATTTGCCTGATGGCAAAGGTCCACCCTACAAAGTCATTGTCCATAACAGCATATGTATACCTTATAAATTACACTGTAACTGTATAGATTTCTACTGCACAAGTTTAAGCGATTGTGATTAGAcatatttaaaagaaaagaaggaataaTTGATGCTATTTTCTACTTAATATTGTTATTATTTCTTAAGAATGGAATTGATATTTTGAGTAATTTACCAGACGAAAACATTTTTCTCTGATGTAAATCCAAACAAGGACAAGTATCCACATTACAATATTCcaacatgaaaaaaaaagataaaaaagaaccTCCTCCAGATGGGAAACTTACCAAAAGGATAGGACTAGAAGAAAAGCTGCAAGCAACAGAATTTTAGGGTAGGCTGCAGCAATATTTTCATCATTAAATCATCAGTGACTAACTGAGCAAAAACTTGAGGAACAAACATTGAAGCTGCTTCTCAATTATCATGATTCATGACTAAGTTAAATATACCCATTAGAATGAACCCGCAGACATTAGACCAGCAAAACCACTGCTTAAAAGTGGCAATCAGTGTAGATGTAAAATATAGGAAGTAACCTGCCAAAATAGAAATTGGATTGTTTAACTCGATAAGGAACATAATATGACCACACAATTTTTTCTGGGATCTTAATTTCATAAAGCACAGACATTTTATTAAAAAGAACATGATACACTTAGGACGAATGAGAAGTTAACTAACTCCCAGTTAGCATCATGAAGCTAAAAcccaaactaaaataaaatccATAGCCCTCCCTCCCAGCACAAAGTTAAAAGAATATCTCTAAAATGTTAAGATAAAGAGACTCAAAGAGAAGCAATGAACTTCACTCTATCATACAGTAAATCCAAGTCCTTCCTCTGAAGACATCTCTTATCTGACCAAGTATTACACTTAACTCTGGACTTTAAACACACCAGAAATATGATAACAAGTTAGCATTCAAGCTTTCTGGAAACTTTTGAAAGAGTGTCTATGGATTGGTAATTTGGTAcagaggaaaaacaaaaatcttTTGAACAGAAACTATTTTGAAAAGTCAAGGTGTTCAAACAGAAATTAATTTAACCGAGATCTGAGCAGAAGCAAGCTTGACCCAAATCTGAGCAGAACCACAAATTATAGAATACGATGATACAAAGTACAAACCAAAAACGTTCAGCCTTACCCAAGTTAGAACAGCCAATCATGAGGTGGAGTACCTGCATATAGTACCAAGTCTGTTACATGGCCCTCATAAACAGTGAAAGAACATACAACCAGAAGAGCATATACTATTCAAAACCCGAAATAAGGAAGACATTGACAGACTTATAATTCTACATTTCACATCGAACACATAAGTTGAGAACATCCTTGCTTTTAATTGCTAGGAGAATATGTTCTTTTgaccaaaagaaacaaacttcaGAAGTCACAGTTTATGTTCCTTACTTTTTGGCGTGTCCATCCAATTTGTTGATTGCGCAAGTGAATCCTGACCAGCTGAAAAGGTGAAATGCTATTATAATTCGCAATTGCAGAAACTAGTTAAACAAGAAAAGTACTTCGAGGATATTCactcaacaaacaaacaaacaaacatcagTAACAAAAGACTCTGCTATCTACTCTGTGAACAATAACTTCATCAACAAAAACTGCTCTCACATGTGTACCGTCTCAAAAGTCGAGTAAttgtaaaactcaaacccaTCACAACACTAACAACCCTCTAAATTACATAACTTACAAACCAACTTCAGCATTTTCTCTCATAGTCTGACTAAAAGTTTCGAAATTGGTAAAATTACAACATCAAAGCAATACCAAATCCTCAggaatttccaatctttcctCTACTTCACACCAACGGTACCCTCCAACTCCAAATCAAAGCTCAGGGCATACAAATGCATTATCTTTTTCCACACTCAACCCCTCAATCAACAACGAAACTCCCTCAAAAGAGACCAACCCAGATGATAAAATGCTTAACAGAGCTGGAAAACACTAAAAATATACAGAACAAAGAAAAGGGTAATCATAACAGACCTGAGAAAACGCAATCGCAGCAAGAACGCCATTGAAAACGGCCAGAGCTATATTGAGGATAAGCAACGGCAAGTCCAAACGAAAGCAACGAAAGCAACGACTTTTTTCCAGTATTGATTCCAACAAcatcatcttcttttttttccagaaGCAGCGGAGAAACAGAGAGACTTTTTGCAGCTATTAACTCTGCCACTCAGTGTCTTTCTATCTAACCTTACAGACGGAGAGATtggaaaaatcagttttggatgtatttatatatatagagagagagagagagagagaaagagaaggatcaTTAAAACTTAAAAGAGTACGGTCGGAcgagaaagacaaaaacaaaatgagCTTTGTGTTTATGTTTGTCGATCTCCTCGATCACCAGAAGTCCAGAACTCTTCCCTCTTTTCTCTGACGGTCACACCCTGTTATAATTTAATAACAATATACCTGTTGTTTTTACCAAATTAAATATGTGataattagaaaaagaaaaacaaaaaaattgaagcttTGGTGTGAAAAATAGTCCAAGTGGTGAGAGCAGATTGGTAATGGAGTTGGGACTTAATTATCTTGTTCGAGAACTCTCTGATATAATAAAAACATCATAATGTAAACGTCGTTGATTTAGTTTTAGTATTATCTCAGTCTCTCCACCGCGGCCATAATTATTGCTTGAATATTCATAAATCTCACTTTTGTCATAATATAAACTGTTTAATCTATTAGATTTAGAGTAGTTTAGGTGATTGATCTTATAACATCTTAATGACATCTAATCTAATCTATTTTGGATTGAATGTTCTAACATTTTAGATAACGTTATCCATGATTAACCAGCTGATTATAGAAACGGAGGAACACAATTCATGTGGTGCATATCAGCGCATACATCACACATACAGGGAACACAATCTTTCTAAATATTTCCCAATGACCATGACATTTGAATGGACGCGGCGTCTAGATTTTAGTAAGCTAAATTGCCTAAGCACATGCGATACCAACATTAGTGACTGATACGAAATATATACAGGGATTATGACTGGACAACTTCATTAATTGTACTGGAAAGATCAATGTCAGCCACAATTCTAGGTATGCATATACAGAGATTATGACTGGACAACTTCATTAATTGTACTGGAAAGATCAATATCAGCCACAATTCTAGGTATGGATGATCTTGTTGGACCACGCAAAATATCTGTCTTTGTATATAGGGGAAATAGTAATTtattcaattttaatttaaaaattactcacttgctccactaacagttttttaacctcacttacctaaaacactctaagggattatttccctaatacccaattaattctttttttatttttattttggacttttttgccctctcattctttctcacttagaaagAGAAGTCATCTTCCatcttgctgtgctccggtgaccagtggccggccgcggtcTTTTACGacaggtgaccggaatccgactGCAGGACTTGTgtccggattccggcgtctgattttattacccctcaataatcatattattgcctccagtaacaagttcattggggatcaataattactaaaaaatgaagatatttttaattttgaatgttttagtatgtttatctaaataaataatcttattattgccccacaataatcttattattgccctaataaacattttattgccccccagtaatatcattattgcctcccaataatcttattattaccctccaataatcatattattgccctcaagtgaattgcataaacaccaaaaatcaaaatgaacaCACTACAAACGcatttgatcaatttatatgttcaattgtacacgttactttttttccttccccattctcggagctcacagtataccaaaaaaaaaaaatctctgggcacccacgaaGTGTGACGCCGATGCAGGAGCAGTCGGGAGGTGGTTGTGTAAGGGTAGCGGAGTCGAATCGAGCTGGGATCTGAGTCGGATCGACGTTAGGGCTGAGTTTTGGCAGTGGGCCTTGGATCGGTGGATCTGTGGTTTGGGTGATGGCGACGCCGGAGGTGGATAGATCGAGGTGTTGGCCCGAAGCCTAAAGTGGGGCGCCGGAGCagccatggcagagagagagagagagagagtctggttCGGGTGACGGCGGCGCTCGGAGGTTGAGTTCGAATCCAGATGCAGTGCTACGATCTTGGGGCTGGCTTGAGGGACCCATGACTATTGAAATCGTCTCTGATGGACGTGGAAACttgatggaggtggtggcccgaagccggagcagccatggcacatagagagagagagagagagagagagagagagagagagagagagagagagagagagagagagagagagagagagagagagagagagagagagagtctgacaGGATAGAGTTAAATaataggggcaaaactgtcactagatattagattgggtaaatgaggttaaaaaaactcttagtggaataAGTGGGCAATGTTTATGCTGAAattaggtaagtggtcacgacccttGTATATATTGTCACATTGCCGTGTTTGTGCTCCCTCTTGTGATGTGAACTCCCGAGTGAATAAAAACATATGATATAAACCACAAGGTACCAGAGATCCTAGCTGCTAGTTAGGTATTTACTCTTTAGATTTGATGATCTTTCTCCCAACTTAGTGGTGTGTGAAAATATAACAatgcaaaattttgaaatgagaaTCTAACAgttatagataaaaaaaaaaaaatttgaaatgagAATCTAACAgttatagataaaaaaaaaaaagagtctttAATACAACTTTGAACCAATACATTAATGTTAGTGATAACCATGGCAATCATAGTGTAAATCTGTAAAACTATTCTGAAGGTTGAAGATGAAACTTTAGGActttgagagagaattttggCAGCATAACACTGTATTTTCATTAACATAATctctaaaaagaaaagatacaATCTGTAGGTATTTATACTACTCTATTTAAGAAACAATCACAGCAAAGAAACTTCAGGATTAACAAACCGACTACTCTAACAAACTACCAGCCTGGCATGCTAATGTGCTACAGTTGCCAAGAAGTTTCTAGATCCACGCTGGATATATAATGCTGACAAGGATGCTGAATCATGAGCATAGCTCAACATCTCCCCTCAAGCTCAGCAAGGGTGAACAAGCTGAGATTGGTACTGTGTTGTTTGAAAACAGGTGTATGCAAACCTTTCGTAAGAATATCTGTTGTTTGATCAGTAGTAGGCACATATTGTAGAAGAAGATCTTGTCTTtgtactctttctctaacaaaGTGGAAATCATTATCAAGGTGTGTTTAATCCTTGAGCATTTGAACATGAGGTAAGCAAGGTCTTGTACAAGGCCTACTTCAGGATTAACAAACCGACTACTCTAACAAACTACCAGCCTGACATGCTAATGTGCTACAGTTGTCAAGAAGTTTATGGATCCACGCTGAATTTATTATGCTGACAAGGATGCTGAATCATGAGCATAGCTCAACAGTTAGATCATGCATGCGACCCATTCCTTATAGTATTCAAGGTATTGGTCCTTAATCTATTATTGTAATGAGCTAATCTACCATGCAATACATCGGATGATCATATCTACCATTAACATATTGTTACAACGTACATTAATTTTGTCATGAATGAGAGACTCGAGGCCCCCAGAACTTGAGGCAAAAGCAAATTAGAGATCACCTAGCTCTACTTTGAAATTTCTTCTAGCCCCTTCTATACGAAGTAATCAAAAGAAACGGCGCGCGCAGGCTTCTCAAATTAGCAAATCACATTTGCCAAATACTTCGTTGAATCGAACTTGAAGTACAGGCCACTTTACGTTATATCAAGAAAGAAACATGATTGATTTGCGTAAATGGATGTAGTCAAATTTAATTATATCGCTCAATTATCACTAATCTTATCTTCATAAACCCGTACGTTGATCGGATTGGATGGATGTTGCCATGCACTTGAATTATGTCTACATGATTGGAAACTCACTAATTTTAATTTGAGTTACTAATTTACCATGCAAATAGAGAAAGATGCTTGTTTTCTATGTACGTATACGATCAAATATGACAATATTTGGTATATGATTAAGATGCTTTGTTTACAATGTGTATATGTAACAGAATGTTATTCATTGCTATTGTTTGTTACCCTGATGTCTTCACTCTTAACATAATTTGACATTAAAATACCACCTAACGATCAGTACATTGAACAAGTCTCAATCAATACTCATTTCTCTTTTATGGGTAGGCACTATGCCAGAAAagtaatcagacgacagaggatatctgtcgtctgattaaaaaaatttctgttgtctagtacggtgccgtctcttggggcatcagacgacagatttcctctgtcgtcttatttatcagacgacataaatttgttaggtcttctgttgtctgatgaaatcgaGACATGAGGCTAGTGAATTCAAACGACAGATAAATGTGATGTGATTTgaaaacaaataacagttccttgtaatttctatgATCTAATGCTTATtccaaagacagaaaaatgtGGTTTGAATGCTCCAAAGTAGAAGATATGAAATCTTATATGTTGTCTAAATGGACATATAATAACATTTTAGTGTTGTTTTATTCACATTCCAATAATAGTTAACTGTCATTAGTATTCAGTTGAGATTACATTTATCTATCGTCGTTAGTAGCCTACAATAACATTTACATGTTGTTTGAGTGCACatgtaacaacatattttttcttgtttctgttgttcttagatatgtccaacaacatatttggattaggattttattttgttgttactttttatttcagatgacaattttctgttgtttgaatgcacaagtaacaacatattcttccttgtttctgttgttcttagatatgtcgaacaacatatttggatttcattttgttgttgctttctaaTTCAGATGACATATTGGTATTCTCATTGTGCCACAACTATGTAAATCTGGAAACTACCCAatgcattcatcaaatatggaatccatTCATAAAAATACCAATATTTGATTAATCTGTTACTGCAGCTATACATACATCCAAAAAATGAACTCAGCAAAAGAAAGCTGAATTAGGGCTAAAAAGAAAACTTTGTTCTAACTGCAGTTAGTACATTCAAATGAATCCCCAAACATCTTCACATGCTttgccaaaaaacaaaattcacgGTGAAAAAGTCTTTGAATAAGGGGGCTAGTGTGGGACTACTTCTGTGGTTGAGGGGCAATCATCTGCAAAATAGAAAGAACCATTTAGTTATATCAGCATACCTGAAGAAGAACAACCAAAGTCCACAACCACTTcaataatcaaaatcaaaacttttaATAATGATACACATATCAGAAAATGCGCATATACTTAGGATTGTGTATAAATCAAAGCTTACAAGCCGATCTATCAACTTAATATATAGAGACCCACTTGCCTATCTCCataacctctcttcttcttataGCTAGCTTttatagagaaaaagaaatataaatagCAGTTAAGAAGTTTTATAGTTGAGAAACTATCACATAGTTACAAACAAAATGTCTAACACCTGAAGGAGCATTTGACTTCGCGGCATCTACAACAAAagacagaaaataaaaaaaatatgtaaaaaacTTGCTCACCTTAGTAAAGGGAACATTACCGCCCAATATATTTCCAAGCATCACCATACgagcaacccagaaaaagagaATGTCGTGCCCAGTTTCAACAACTGAATTTGGATAAAAAGTTCTTAATCCGGCCAGCCCAATACCGACAATGGGAAAAGACCAGACGAAAACCACCTGTCAAGCACATCTGAGTCCTGTTCTAATCGAAACTTCTTTCCCTCATATTTTTGATCAACCAATGCTTGAGCCTCTTCCTCACTTCCTGCAACCACCCAtcgctcaaatttttttttccaaattctTCGTTGTTATCACCCTAAAAAACAACATACCGTGCCAGAACACTGTGACTCCACCAAAGTTGCCTCGAGACACACCAATCACTAATGTTACAAAGCCATCTGTGATTACAGAGAGCAAAACAAGTAAACAAGTAAACATGTTCACATTTCCATTTTTTGAGTAAATATCCCCTAAAACAAAAAAGGCACTCAAATAAAGAATAACAACTGAAGTTAGAACAAGAACAAACTTAATGCAATATAAAAATTGGACACACAAGGTGCAcgaaaaaaaccctaaataccTCTGCAATTCCTCCTTTCTCATGGTAAAACTTGATGCACTAGTCACAAGAAAAGCCGAAGATAGAAGCTAATTGACAGTTGCTGAATAGGTGGTTTAACAAGGAAAATAGATAAAGATTGTAGAGACCTCTAGATACTAGGATTACAACTAAAGTCACTGTAAACTGGTTCAAATCCTTTACGTTCTTGGCAATGCATATAAACTAGAAATTTCATACAGCACAATAAGGAAAAAATGAGCACCTCTTCCATTCAGCAGTATACTGTCTTGGGATAATCTCCAGCTTCCTATTTTCATCATCAGCGACAGCATTAAGAGCTTCATTTCCCATATCGCTGCATTTAATGTACCGCTGGGCTTTATCATAGGCTCCTCAACATCTTTACTTCTAGAGCAAATTCTAAGACACATCTCATTGGTCTTAGTTTCTTTGAAGAGGCCCTAAATGCAAAGAAAACAATGTTGATGAAGCAGAGACGGTGTTATTGCATATGCAACTGATGACGTTTATAAGTGAAACAATGACAAGTAGATGATCTTAAACTTTTGTTACGTGTCTGGCTCTGGAATGAAGGGCATGCAGGGTCTCAAGTTAATAAGAATATGAAAGAGGTGTCGGAGGAGTGTATCAGTAGTGATAGTTTCAGAGGTGCTTCTTAGATAGCTCTGGCAGTTAGTTCAATGTACATCACCGCCAATATCAAATGTATTAATCTCTTAGGCAAGTGTTTATCAGCCACATAAATACCATGATTTAGTATACATATGTAGTATTGTAGAATAGATACCTTTTTCTTTAATGCATCAGTCACAGCCTCTCGGATTTTGAAGCGTGGCATCCCTGTCAAATGCTCCCCCATACTGGTTTATTTTTCCATCATCAGTAAAGATGTTGATAAACTCAAGATTATGGTGCTTCCCAACCATAAAGTCATTAGGATCATGGGCTGGGGTAATCTGCAGGATCCAAAGAATATACAAAATCATTACATAATTGAGACACAAACCTGGAAAGAAATTTTAACAGAAAAATAGATCATTATGTATAAATTTACCTTGACAGCACTAGTCCCAAACTCTGGATCAACAAGAATTTCGTCACTTATTATAGGAATCCTTCTTCCATTAAATGGATGGATTGCATGTTTACCATGAAGATGCTTATATCTTTCGTCATCAGGATGCACTGCGAT is a window from the Rosa chinensis cultivar Old Blush chromosome 2, RchiOBHm-V2, whole genome shotgun sequence genome containing:
- the LOC112188824 gene encoding tobamovirus multiplication protein 1, translating into MMLLESILEKSRCFRCFRLDLPLLILNIALAVFNGVLAAIAFSQLVRIHLRNQQIGWTRQKVLHLMIGCSNLGYFLYFTSTLIATFKQWFCWSNVCGFILMAYPKILLLAAFLLVLSFWVDLCHQANDEEDDDDDDSSMQHALLENSKNKHRSSVTNGHRICCSFPSIHVGSHQKFVIAVVGFVLILMVSFSVVIWIGAGKNPIDSSAVAEVYEDLLAFVVLFLGGGLGCYGILLLRKLRKVRSEKASSEMWKVGGLAVASVVCFTASALVALITDIPLYEPWRLKKAYGGKALVFLMLYYFIGSWVPSAFVLWFMRELPPPITNRQREQSRTITFISYAGVGQQHPRHWATVTSSNNQASRASPI